GGCGAGCAACCACCTGACATTGGTGGCGGTCAAGCCAAATGGCGATATTTGCGGCTGGCTGCGTTGCGACCGGTCGATGGTGCCGTGGATGGGGCACAACGCGACGATCTGGATGGGGATCGCCGCCGCTGATCGGGGGCAGGGGCTGGGCGAACAGTTGCTGCAGGAGGCGTTTGCCTGGGCGGCCGAGCAAGGGATCGAGCGGCTGGAGCTGGGAGTGCGCGGCTCCAACAAACCGGCACTGGCGCTGTATAAAAAAATGGGGTTCCATGAAGAAGGGCGCAAGATGCGGGCGATCAAGACGGAAAAGGGATATGACGACGACATCTGGATGGGAGTGTTTCTCAACAAGAAGGGGCAGCCGAAAAAATTGAAACAATCGGTTCCGACGAAAAAACGCAGTTCCAAAACGGGTTTGCTGCGTGGGAGATAAGACGGTCAAGCCGCCTGATGGTCGAGACGCCGGATTGCACGGTGTGCTCTCCATTCCGGCGGCTTTTGTCGTCCGTAGCGTTCGCGGGCGCCCGCACACTTTGGAAGAACAAAAACAGTATTGATTAATTAAATCAACATGATGTAACATGTAGTTAAGTAGATGGAAAATTCAGATGCATGTGGAGGCCTGACAGGATGAGCAGTCAACCGGGCAGCCAGGCTTATGAGATTGAGATCAAAACTGTGCGGATTACATTCGAAAAGAATCGCATCCGGGAACTGACTGCCAGGTGGGATCGGGATTTCGTCTGTCAAGTGCGGGCAGCGGACGATTGGATCGACCTGATTTTGCTGACGCCGGACAAGCCGCAACTGCTGTTGCGGGGCAGGCAGGGATGGAAGTCTGTCATCTTTTGTGCCGGCAAAGTGGTGGGCTGCCGGATGGACGAAGCGGGGCTGTTCGAACTGCTGGAGTGCATGTGCAGCATCCAGACGAATGCGAGCGACCTGCTGGGGCTGATCGTAAAAAAAGACGGCCGTCTTGCCAGGCCGCTGGTGATCCGAAACGGTGAGCTGTATGATGAGGGAAGAATGATGGACATCCTGTGGAGCCATTTTGCCGCCACCCGCGTCAGGGAATCGAAGCGGATGCAGGAAATCTATTATTTTCTGCGGGACGTGCCGCGGCTTTAATCGCGTTTTGCCTGCGGGTTGCGGGCGCGGTACGAGATCTTTTTTTCCTGCAGATACCTGAGCAAAATCGGCTCCGGAACGCGATACGTATCCCCGAATTTTAACGCGGGAATTTCCCCTTTCGCTGCTTTCCGCAGAACGGTCGAATAGACCATCGGGCCGAGCTGTTCCGACAAAATGGCCTGCGCTTCATACAAAGTGAGAAACGGTGTGTCCAGATCGATTTCGAGCGGTTCCGCGGTTGTTTTGTGCAACGCCGCCACCTCGGACAAGACGTATCGGTTGAATTTTTTTACCTCCGGATGGTTCGCCGCATCCCGATGCAACATCCCCAACAGCGAGGAATAATCCACCCGAAACAGCTTGGAAAGCTGCTCGATCGTGCAGTAAATCGGGCTCAACTCGATCCCTCCAACGCGCTTCATGTCAATTCTTTCTGCAGAATCTCAAGCGGGATGTAATAAGTACCGCCCAGATTGTAGGCTTTGATTTGCCGGTTTTGAATCCATCGTTTTAGCGTGCGTTGTTCAATCGATATGCCGTATTGTTCAAGCATGGCAAGCGCTCCCTGGACTTTTGTGAACTGGCGTCTGATCGGCCGCTTGCGTGCAAGGTACAGGGACCATTCGGGGATTTCAAACTCCCAGCAGCGGTTGTTTGCCAGATAGGTTTCAAAATCGGCCGTCGAGATGGCGATTTTCCCTTCCTTTTTCGTGGAAGGAATTTCATTCGCCCGGATTTTCTGCCGGAGGGCCGCCTCGGTGATTCCCAGTACGGTTGCGAGTTCCACAACCGTGTAATATTCCATCACAGTCTGCCCCCTTGCTTAAACTATACGAATATAGAGCCATATTATTGTCCTATCTTGAGTATAAAAAAAGCGGATGGAAAGCACCAGAAAACACAACAAAATAATATTGCATTTACGGCAATATTTATGTATAGTATTTGTACACGTCAGTTCACCCCGCCCGCGATCGACTGAACATTTGTCGTACGTAGTACGATCCCGCCTCATTCGATCGCGTGATTCCTCCCCGTTTTTCTTAGTCTCCTCACCACCGTCCTCCCCCCCGGCAGTGTGCTTCCGGATTCGCCTCCGCGCTGCCGGGGTCTCCCCTCGCAACGGGTGTTCCGGTTCATTGCAAACAAACAGTTGAACATTGGCGATTTCTTGGTGATACTAGGCTTACGTATGTCAGCTTGGGTCCGAACCAGTTGCGGATATGGCACGTAATGATGGGGACTTCGGAAAGGAAGGACGGCACCATGATGACTCTACAAACGAAAAAACGCTCAGGCAGACGCAGACAGATCCCAGGCTCGATTCGCCTGCGGCCCAGTGAAGTGGTGGCGATGGACGTGAACCGATTGGGGATCAACGGCGAGGGAATCGGCTATGTCGAGCGGCAGGTGGTGTTTGTTGACGGTGCCTTGCCGGGTGAAAAGGTGGTCGCCCGAATCACGGAGGTGGCAGCCAATTTTGCCCGGGCGAAGCTGCTGCGGATCGTGCGGCAGTCGAAGCAGCGGGTGAAGCCTCCGTGTCCCGTGTATGAACGGTGCGGCGGCTGCACGTTGCAACATCTTGATTATCAAGCCCAGTTGGAATGGAAGCGGGAGCTGGTGAGGGAGTCGTTCGCCCGCTATACAGGTTTGCAGGATTTGCCCATTCAACCGACGATCGGCATGGACCACCCTTGGGCGTACCGGAACAAAGCTCAGCTGCCGGTGACGATCGTTGGCGGCAGGGTGATGGCCGGCCTGTACGCACCCGGCACGCACAAGCTGGTGGACACCTCCGATTGCCCCATCCAGCATCCGACCACCAACGAGATTGTACGGGTGGTGCGCGATACGCTGGAGGAACTGAGCATACCGATTTACAACGAAAAAAAGCATTCCGGCGTCGTGCGGACGATCGTGCCGCGGATCGGGTTTGAAACGGGAGAAGTCCAACTCACGCTCGTCACCCGCACGGAGGAACTGCCGAAAAAACGGGAGCTGATCGAGCGCTTGCGGCAGCGCCTGCCGGATTTGACGAGTATCATGCAGAATGTCAACCCGGCGAAAACGCCGTTGATCTTTGGTGAGAAAACGATTCTGCTGTGGGGCAAACAGAAGATTGAGGAACGGTTGGGCAACGTACGGTTTGCGCTTTCGCCAAGGGCGTTTTTTCAACTGAATCCGGAACAAACCACAAAGTTGTACAATCTGGTGGCGGAAGCGGCTGAACTGACCGGCAAGGAAGTTGTTGTGGACGCGTATTGCGGCGTGGGAACAATCGGCCTCTGGCTGGCGCCGCAGGCGAAAGAGGTGCTGGGGATCGATGCGATTCCGGAAGCGATCGCGGACGCCAGGGAAAATGCCGGACGGTCGGGAATCGGCAACGCCCGGTTCGTCGTTGGACAGGCGGAACAGGTGCTGGCTGATCTTGTAAAAAAAGGATACCGGCCGGATGTGGTAGTCGTCGATCCTCCCCGCACCGGCTGCGACGAGTCTCTGTTGCGGGCGCTGCTGCAAGCGTTGCCGAAGCGGATCGTGTACGTATCCTGCAACCCTGCGACTTTGGCGAAAGACTGCAGCATCCTGCTTGACAAATACGAAATTCGCAATGTACAGCCGGTCGATATGTTTCCGCAAACGGCTCATGTCGAAAGTGTTACGAAACTGGAACTGCGTCCCTGACCGATAAAATTTTTCCCGTTAGACAAAATTCGAAAGGAAAATCTTTCATACTGGCGAAGTAAGAATATCGTAGTCACTCGCATCTGGCCGCTTGGATAATCAGGCGGATTTGTGCAACCGGCCGGTTCATGGAACGCAATCTGCGGAATGGTTTTTTGCTGGCCGGTCGCCGTTTACAGCGAGGTGGATTCATGCATCAGGGATCTGTTCCGGCAAATTTGAAACCGATGTTTTTGTTTCATATGCTCTACAATGAGTCGCTCGAGTTGGCAGCTCAACCGATCGTGAACCTCCGCACGGGAAGGGTGGAAGCGGTGGAAATTCTGAGCCGCGCACCCGGCGGAGTGTTGCGGCCGGACGAAATGTTCAGTCTTGCCCGCCAATATGGAGTTTTGGAACAACTGACGCTGTTGTCTTGCAGGAAGCTGACCCAGAAGATTCAGACGATCAAACCGTTTCTCGAAAAAGGACTATTTTTCAATATTGAAGCGGACGTTTCGAAACAGACGCTCGAGCAAACGGTAAGAATTTTCAAGTTTTCGTGCGAGGATACCGTCGTTCTGGAAGTCACCGAGCACATGCCGTCCGGTTTTGCCTGGCGGCATTTTACCGACCAACTGGGCGTTGCAATCGCAATGGACGATCTCGGCCGGGGCAATTCCAACATGGTGGAACTGATGCGGATGCGGCCGCATTTTGTGAAAATCTGCATGGAACTCGTGCGCGATCTCCACAAATCCGGAGCGAAAAGCTTGATGATTGAGAATTTCAAGCAAATCGGGGATTTGTTCAACATGCAACTGATTGCGGAAGGGATTGAGCTGTTGGAGGATCTGCAGAAGCTGCGTGAGATCGGGATCGAATACGGGCAGGGCTATTATTTTTCCCGCCCTTGCCCGATCGATCAAGTGCCGGTGGATGAATGGAAAATCGGCTACCAAGCAATCATTAAATAATTATAAACAATACTTAAACATGTTAATTGCCCGCTTGCTGGCGGGTGTGCTATACTTGTAATGATATTGGGAGAGAAACAATGCGACACGGCACTGAGAGGGAAGTGGGGACAACGATGCAACAATTTAAGGAAAGCATGCTCAAGCTGATTATTGAGACATCGACCAATTTGCCGTCTGACGTGAAAAAAGTGATTGCGGCCGCCCGCCTGCAGGAGGAAATGGGCACGCGGTCGTCGCTGGCGCTTTCCACCATCGCCGAGAACATCAGGATGGCGGAAGAAGTGGAAGGGCCTATCTGTCAGGATACCGGAATGCCGACATTCGAGATTCATTGTCCGGTCGGGGCCAACCAGATCGAGATGAAAAAAGCGATCCAGGAAGCGATCGCGGAAGCGACAAAACTGGGCAAGCTGCGCCCCAACTCGGTCGATTCGCTGACCGGCAAGAACTCGGGCGACAACCTGGGTCCGGGAACGCCCGTGATCCATTTTGAACAATGGGAGAACGATTATATCGACGTCCGCCTGATTTTGAAAGGCGGCGGCTGCGAGAACAAGAACATTCAGTATTCGCTCCCTTGCGAACTGGAAGGGCTGGGCAAAGCGGGACGCGATCTGGACGGCATCCGCAAATGCATTTTGCACGCCGTTTGGCAGGCGCAGGGGCAGGGCTGCTCGGCTGGCTTCATCGGTGTTGGCATTGGCGGCGACAGGACGTCCGGTTATGCGCTAGCGAAGCAGCAATTGTTCCGGCGCGTGGATGATGTCAATCCGAACGAAGATTTGAGAAAGCTGGAAGAATACATTATGGAGCATGCCAATCAGCTTTCCATCGGGACGATGGGCTTTGGCGGCAACATTACGCTGTTGGGCTGCAAAGTGGGTGTGATGAATCGGCTGCCGGCTTCGTTCTTTGTATCGGTTGCTTACAACTGTTGGGCGTTCCGGCGGCAAGGTGTCAAAATCGATCCTGCCACGGGCGCGATTCAGGAATGGATTTACAAAGAAGCTGTGGCGGAGCAACCGGCGGCGGAAGCAGGGGTGGTAGCCGGCGGCGGACGCCAGGTGGTGCTGCAGGCGCCGGTCACGGAAGAGCAGATCCGCAGCCTGAAAGTGGGCGACGTGGTGATCATCAATGGCCCGGTACACACAGGCCGCGATGCGCTGCACAAATATCTGATGGACCACGACTCGCCGGTTGATCTTGCCGGCGGCATCATCTATCATTGCGGTCCGGTGATGCTGCAAGACGAAAACGGCAAATGGCATGTGAAGGCGGCGGGACCGACCACGTCGATTCGGGAAGAGCCGTATCAGGCTGATATTATTAAAAAATTTGGCGTTCGCGCTGTCATCGGCAAAGGCGGCATGGGAGCGAAAACGCTGGCTGGCCTGCAGGAGCATGGGGCTGTCTACCTGAATGCGATCGGCGGCGCAGCCCAGTATTACGCGAAGTGCGTAAAAGAGGTCGAAGGTGTTCACTTCCTGGAAGAGTTCGGAATACCGGAAGCGATGTGGCATCTGCAGGTGGAAGGGTTTGCCGCCATCGTTACCATGGATGCGCACGGAAACTCCCTGCATGCGGATGTGGAACAAGAGTCGCTGAAAAAACTGGCCGATTTTAAAGAGCCAGTGTTTGCATAAGCCAAGTGGGTGAAGGAGACCGGGAATGCGCAAAGTCGGAACTCTCACAAGCGCTCTCACATTACTGGCTCTGGGAATTTTGCTGCTGCTTGACCAGGCGTTCGGCAAGCCGGTGTTTTCGCGGATCCTGCCGTTTTGGCCAGTCGTGATTCTGGGACTGGGAGCGGAACTCTTGTGGAGTCTGTACTGTGTGAAAAAACAACAGCTGGATGAAGACATTCGCGTCGACGCCCGTAGCATCGCGTTGCTTTGTCTGGTGGGGATCTTCTCAATCGCGCTTTACTCGCAGCAGACGATGCTGGGAATGCAAGGCATGGTGCAAACGAGCCTGCTCAACGTGCGCGATGCGTTGACAGACAAAACGGTGGAGTTGCCCGATGCGAGGTTCGCGGCAAAAGATATGCAGCGGCTTGAGGTCTATAGCCGCACGGGCGCCGTCAAGGTAAGCCAATCGAACAGCGAATCGATCTTGATCAAGACGAAAGTGCATGTCCGAAACGCAAACGCCCAGCAGGCGAACGACGAGGCAAAAAAAGGCACTCCCCGCGTCACGCAAGGGGCGACGTTTCGGGTGGATGTGGATCCGTCGCTCGAAATGTCGTCGAAGATAACGGGAGTTGATCTGGAAATTTTTGTGCCGGCAAAAATTGCCCTGCAGGTGCTGTCCCATAACGGAAATGTATCGGTCAAGGATCACGTCGGTGACGTGGTGGTCAGCACCGGATCGGGCGATGTGAATGTCAGCCAGATTAAAGGAAAGGCGACAATTGCCGATGATAACGGTCAAGTGACCGTCAACGGCGTCGAGGGAGACTTGGAAATCAAGACGAAAGCAGGCAGCCTGGAAGTGGATCAGGTGACAGGCAAGGCCGTTCTGGAAAATACATTCGGGCAGATTCGGGCGAGCCATATCGGGGGATCGCTCAGCATCGTCTGTAAAAACGGGCGGGTGCAGATCGACTCGGTACAGGGTGATGTCGACGCCCGCGTCGAGAACGGTCCGATTCAAGCGTCCCATCTGAAAAAAGCGGTTACACTCAACTCCGGCACCGGGGGCATCACGGTCGAAAGCGAAGTGGGCGGCGCCTGGATGCTGAGTTCCGCTCGCGGCATGGTATCGATCCGCGTACCCGAACAGTCGAATCTCGAGTTTGTCGGCGAGTCGAGCCGCGGCCTGGTGAAAGGCCCCACCAAGTCGGATTCTTCGCCCAACGGATCGAAAGTTACGGAAAAAATGGGGAAAGGTACCTTCCCTGTATTTGTTCGAACGGAAGACGGGGCCATTACACTGAACGCCAACCTGTAAGCAATCAGGTAAGAACAGATTGGCCGTATTGCTAAATACTGCTAATGAAACGAGATTTGCGCGTAACAGATTGACAAGAAGCACGGGAACTGCTCCCCGTGCTTCTTTTTGTGTCCGGCGGTTACTGGATGGCATCCATAACCTCTTCTGCCATGTCGGAGAGTGCCTTGTCATTGACACCGCGGAGGTTGCCCATCGGGGTGGTCCGGCGCACCACCTCCCAGGTGGCAATGCCAACCGCAGCGCCAATCAGCATGGCTGTTGCTGTGTTCATCCCGCGGTTCCGACGTCCCGGCATCATCCGATTGGCCATCGGAATCATGTTCGAGACCATTTCCCACATACACAGCACCTCCTCATCAGTAGTGTGCTCGAATCAAGGAGATGCATGTCAGGAAATTAGCGGTTGAGTTTGCTCGCTGGAACATATTAGCACGGTAGTATAAAATAAAACTGTTCATGGAAGCAACGCACGATCAATCCAAAACCAAAGAGGGGAGCGAACGCGATGGTAGATCCACGACTGACAAAATTGGCGGATGTGCTGGTGAACTATTCGTGCAATGTGCAAAAAGGCGAACATGTGCTGATCGAAGCGTTCAACATCGATACGCCGCTGGTGAATGAGCTGGTGAAAATGGTGCACCGGGCAGGAGGGTATCCGCATGTCAACCTGCGGGACTCCACGGTGATTCGCCGGTTGCTGATGGAAGGAACAGAAGAGCAAATCCGGACCTGGGCGGAATGCGACACGTTCCAGATGGAAAAAATGCAGGCTTACATCGCGGTCCGCGGCGCCCACAACATTTCGGAGTTGTCCGATGTTCCGGCTGACAAAATGAGAATGTACAATTCTCTCTATAATCATGTGGTACATAGTTCCACCCGGGTGAAAAAGACGAAATGGGTGGTGCTTCGCTATCCCAATCCATCAATGGCGCAGCTGGCGGACATGAGCACCGAGGCGTTTCAAAAATTTTATTTCGATGTATGCACGCTCGACTACGCCAAGATGTCAAGAGCGATGGACCCGCTGAAAGAACTGATGGACAACACCGACCGTGTGAAAATCGTCGGTCCCGGCACGGAGCTTACCTTCTCGATCAAAGGGATCGGCTCGAAAAAGTGCGACGGCGAGCACAACATTCCGGATGGAGAAGTGTATTCGGCGCCGGTGCGCGATTCGGTCAACGGCGTGATCACATTCAACGTCCCGACTCCGTATCAGGGATTCACGTTTGAAAACGTGCGGCTCGAATTCAAAGACGGAAAAATCGTCAACGCGACCGCCAACGATACAGAGCGGATCAACAAAATTTTGGATACAGACGAAGGCGCCCGTTACATCGGCGAATTTTCGATCGGTTTCAATCCGTACATCCAAACGCCGATGAAAGACACTCTGTTTGACGAAAAAATCGACGGCTCCTTCCACTTCACTCCGGGGCAATGCTATGATGACGCTTATAATGGCAACCAATCGGCGATTCACTGGGATATGGTGTGCATTCAGCGTCCCGAATACGGCGGCGGCGAGATCTGGTTCGATGATCGCCTGATTCGCAAGGATGGCCGCTTCGTGGTGTCTGAATTGGAACCGCTCAATCCGGAAAACCTGAAGTAGGACAGCAAGTGACAACCGAACGGAGGGATCGGCGCATGCCATCTACCCGCGAAGTGATTGAGCAGACGGAACGTTACGGGGCTCACAATTATCATCCGCTACCGATCGTGATCTCAAAAGCAGAAGGTATCTGGGTGGAGGATCCGGAAGGAAACCGCTACATGGACATGTTGAGCGCCTACTCCGCCCTCAACCAGGGGCATCGCCATCCGCGGATCATCCAGGCGCTGAAAGAGCAGGCGGACAAAGTCACGTTGACATCGCGCGCTTTCCACAACGACCAACTGCATATTTTTTATGAAAAAGTGGCGCGGCTGACCGGCAAGCCGATGGTTCTGCCGATGAACAGCGGCGCGGAAGCGGTGGAGACGGCGATCAAGGCGGTTCGACGCTGGGCGTACGATGTGAAAAAAGTTCCGGACAACCAGGCTGAAATTATCGTCTGTGAAGGAAACTTCCACGGGCGCACGACCACTATCGTTTCTTTTTCGTCGGAGGAAGCATACCGTCGTGGATTCGGGCCGCTGACACCCGGTTTCAAAATCATTCCGTACGGCGACATCGAAGCGTTGAAACAGGCGATTACCCCGAACACCGCTGCCTTTTTGCTGGAACCGATTCAGGGGGAAGCCGGGATCA
This portion of the Effusibacillus pohliae DSM 22757 genome encodes:
- a CDS encoding GNAT family N-acetyltransferase encodes the protein MRTVSLRNGDSVTIRRWQEHDIPKLYQLMEEVGREGQAMLGARLPFGIEQLYQQFYYTVASNHLTLVAVKPNGDICGWLRCDRSMVPWMGHNATIWMGIAAADRGQGLGEQLLQEAFAWAAEQGIERLELGVRGSNKPALALYKKMGFHEEGRKMRAIKTEKGYDDDIWMGVFLNKKGQPKKLKQSVPTKKRSSKTGLLRGR
- a CDS encoding MerR family transcriptional regulator, translated to MSPIYCTIEQLSKLFRVDYSSLLGMLHRDAANHPEVKKFNRYVLSEVAALHKTTAEPLEIDLDTPFLTLYEAQAILSEQLGPMVYSTVLRKAAKGEIPALKFGDTYRVPEPILLRYLQEKKISYRARNPQAKRD
- a CDS encoding helix-turn-helix domain-containing protein is translated as MEYYTVVELATVLGITEAALRQKIRANEIPSTKKEGKIAISTADFETYLANNRCWEFEIPEWSLYLARKRPIRRQFTKVQGALAMLEQYGISIEQRTLKRWIQNRQIKAYNLGGTYYIPLEILQKELT
- the rlmD gene encoding 23S rRNA (uracil(1939)-C(5))-methyltransferase RlmD produces the protein MMTLQTKKRSGRRRQIPGSIRLRPSEVVAMDVNRLGINGEGIGYVERQVVFVDGALPGEKVVARITEVAANFARAKLLRIVRQSKQRVKPPCPVYERCGGCTLQHLDYQAQLEWKRELVRESFARYTGLQDLPIQPTIGMDHPWAYRNKAQLPVTIVGGRVMAGLYAPGTHKLVDTSDCPIQHPTTNEIVRVVRDTLEELSIPIYNEKKHSGVVRTIVPRIGFETGEVQLTLVTRTEELPKKRELIERLRQRLPDLTSIMQNVNPAKTPLIFGEKTILLWGKQKIEERLGNVRFALSPRAFFQLNPEQTTKLYNLVAEAAELTGKEVVVDAYCGVGTIGLWLAPQAKEVLGIDAIPEAIADARENAGRSGIGNARFVVGQAEQVLADLVKKGYRPDVVVVDPPRTGCDESLLRALLQALPKRIVYVSCNPATLAKDCSILLDKYEIRNVQPVDMFPQTAHVESVTKLELRP
- a CDS encoding EAL domain-containing protein, giving the protein MHQGSVPANLKPMFLFHMLYNESLELAAQPIVNLRTGRVEAVEILSRAPGGVLRPDEMFSLARQYGVLEQLTLLSCRKLTQKIQTIKPFLEKGLFFNIEADVSKQTLEQTVRIFKFSCEDTVVLEVTEHMPSGFAWRHFTDQLGVAIAMDDLGRGNSNMVELMRMRPHFVKICMELVRDLHKSGAKSLMIENFKQIGDLFNMQLIAEGIELLEDLQKLREIGIEYGQGYYFSRPCPIDQVPVDEWKIGYQAIIK
- a CDS encoding fumarate hydratase, with the protein product MQQFKESMLKLIIETSTNLPSDVKKVIAAARLQEEMGTRSSLALSTIAENIRMAEEVEGPICQDTGMPTFEIHCPVGANQIEMKKAIQEAIAEATKLGKLRPNSVDSLTGKNSGDNLGPGTPVIHFEQWENDYIDVRLILKGGGCENKNIQYSLPCELEGLGKAGRDLDGIRKCILHAVWQAQGQGCSAGFIGVGIGGDRTSGYALAKQQLFRRVDDVNPNEDLRKLEEYIMEHANQLSIGTMGFGGNITLLGCKVGVMNRLPASFFVSVAYNCWAFRRQGVKIDPATGAIQEWIYKEAVAEQPAAEAGVVAGGGRQVVLQAPVTEEQIRSLKVGDVVIINGPVHTGRDALHKYLMDHDSPVDLAGGIIYHCGPVMLQDENGKWHVKAAGPTTSIREEPYQADIIKKFGVRAVIGKGGMGAKTLAGLQEHGAVYLNAIGGAAQYYAKCVKEVEGVHFLEEFGIPEAMWHLQVEGFAAIVTMDAHGNSLHADVEQESLKKLADFKEPVFA
- a CDS encoding DUF4097 family beta strand repeat-containing protein: MRKVGTLTSALTLLALGILLLLDQAFGKPVFSRILPFWPVVILGLGAELLWSLYCVKKQQLDEDIRVDARSIALLCLVGIFSIALYSQQTMLGMQGMVQTSLLNVRDALTDKTVELPDARFAAKDMQRLEVYSRTGAVKVSQSNSESILIKTKVHVRNANAQQANDEAKKGTPRVTQGATFRVDVDPSLEMSSKITGVDLEIFVPAKIALQVLSHNGNVSVKDHVGDVVVSTGSGDVNVSQIKGKATIADDNGQVTVNGVEGDLEIKTKAGSLEVDQVTGKAVLENTFGQIRASHIGGSLSIVCKNGRVQIDSVQGDVDARVENGPIQASHLKKAVTLNSGTGGITVESEVGGAWMLSSARGMVSIRVPEQSNLEFVGESSRGLVKGPTKSDSSPNGSKVTEKMGKGTFPVFVRTEDGAITLNANL
- a CDS encoding aminopeptidase translates to MVDPRLTKLADVLVNYSCNVQKGEHVLIEAFNIDTPLVNELVKMVHRAGGYPHVNLRDSTVIRRLLMEGTEEQIRTWAECDTFQMEKMQAYIAVRGAHNISELSDVPADKMRMYNSLYNHVVHSSTRVKKTKWVVLRYPNPSMAQLADMSTEAFQKFYFDVCTLDYAKMSRAMDPLKELMDNTDRVKIVGPGTELTFSIKGIGSKKCDGEHNIPDGEVYSAPVRDSVNGVITFNVPTPYQGFTFENVRLEFKDGKIVNATANDTERINKILDTDEGARYIGEFSIGFNPYIQTPMKDTLFDEKIDGSFHFTPGQCYDDAYNGNQSAIHWDMVCIQRPEYGGGEIWFDDRLIRKDGRFVVSELEPLNPENLK
- a CDS encoding ornithine--oxo-acid transaminase, producing MPSTREVIEQTERYGAHNYHPLPIVISKAEGIWVEDPEGNRYMDMLSAYSALNQGHRHPRIIQALKEQADKVTLTSRAFHNDQLHIFYEKVARLTGKPMVLPMNSGAEAVETAIKAVRRWAYDVKKVPDNQAEIIVCEGNFHGRTTTIVSFSSEEAYRRGFGPLTPGFKIIPYGDIEALKQAITPNTAAFLLEPIQGEAGIIIPPEGYLRQAYEICKQQRVLFVADEIQTGLGRTGKMFACDWEDVKPDMYILGKALGGGVMPISAVAADREILGVFDPGSHGSTFGGNPLACAVANAAIDVIVDEDLARKSAELGDYFLKQLQQIQNPKIKEIRGRGLFIGVELHTNARPYCENLKALGLLCKETHATTIRFAPPLIIRKEELDWAFERIRQVLS